The following coding sequences are from one Onychomys torridus chromosome 16, mOncTor1.1, whole genome shotgun sequence window:
- the Ccdc134 gene encoding coiled-coil domain-containing protein 134 isoform X2 yields the protein MGLLQFLVSSFVLLLSGTEVTGTLKSTLDPSLKIYKKMFEVKRREQLLALKNLAQLNDIHQQYKILDVMLKGLFKVLEDSRTVLTAADVLPDGPFPQDEKLKDAFSHVVENTAFFGDVVLRFPKIVHHYFDHNSNWNLLIRWGISFCNQTGVFDQGPHSPILNLFIPSTDPFKKALREEEKRRKKEEKRKEIRKGPRISRSQSEL from the exons ATGGGCCTTCTTCAgttcctggtgtcctcctttgTCCTGCTGTTGTCTGGCACAGAAGTCACAGGCACCCTAAAGAGCACCCTGGACCCGAGCCTCAAGATTT ACAAGAAGATGTTTGAGGTGAAGCGGCGGGAGCAGTTGTTGGCCCTGAAGAACTTGGCACAACTGAACGACATCCACCAGCAGTACAAGATCCTTGACGTCATGCTTAAGGGACTCTTTAAG GTGCTGGAGGATTCCCGGACAGTGCTCACAGCTGCAGATGTGCTCCCAGACGGGCCCTTCCCCCAGGACGAGAAGCTGAAAGATG CTTTCTCCCACGTGGTGGAGAACACAGCCTTCTTTGGCGATGTGGTACTGCGCTTCCCGAAGATTGTGCACCACTACTTTGACCATAATTCCAACTGGAACCTCCTCATCCGCTGGGGCATCAGCTTCTGCAACCAGACAGGTGTCTTTGACCAGGGCCCCCACTCACCCATCCTCAACCTG TTCATTCCTAGCACTGACCCTTTCAAGAAGGCcttgagggaagaagaaaaacgccggaagaaggaggagaagcgGAAAGAGATCCGAAAAGGCCCAAGAATCTCAAGATCCCAGTCTGAGTTGTAG
- the Ccdc134 gene encoding coiled-coil domain-containing protein 134 isoform X1 translates to MGLLQFLVSSFVLLLSGTEVTGTLKSTLDPSLKIYKKMFEVKRREQLLALKNLAQLNDIHQQYKILDVMLKGLFKVLEDSRTVLTAADVLPDGPFPQDEKLKDAFSHVVENTAFFGDVVLRFPKIVHHYFDHNSNWNLLIRWGISFCNQTGVFDQGPHSPILNLMAQELGLSEKDSDFQNPFKIDRTEFIPSTDPFKKALREEEKRRKKEEKRKEIRKGPRISRSQSEL, encoded by the exons ATGGGCCTTCTTCAgttcctggtgtcctcctttgTCCTGCTGTTGTCTGGCACAGAAGTCACAGGCACCCTAAAGAGCACCCTGGACCCGAGCCTCAAGATTT ACAAGAAGATGTTTGAGGTGAAGCGGCGGGAGCAGTTGTTGGCCCTGAAGAACTTGGCACAACTGAACGACATCCACCAGCAGTACAAGATCCTTGACGTCATGCTTAAGGGACTCTTTAAG GTGCTGGAGGATTCCCGGACAGTGCTCACAGCTGCAGATGTGCTCCCAGACGGGCCCTTCCCCCAGGACGAGAAGCTGAAAGATG CTTTCTCCCACGTGGTGGAGAACACAGCCTTCTTTGGCGATGTGGTACTGCGCTTCCCGAAGATTGTGCACCACTACTTTGACCATAATTCCAACTGGAACCTCCTCATCCGCTGGGGCATCAGCTTCTGCAACCAGACAGGTGTCTTTGACCAGGGCCCCCACTCACCCATCCTCAACCTG ATGGCCCAGGAGCTGGGGCTCAGTGAGAAAGACTCTGACTTCCAGAACCCGTTTAAAATAGACCGGACAGAG TTCATTCCTAGCACTGACCCTTTCAAGAAGGCcttgagggaagaagaaaaacgccggaagaaggaggagaagcgGAAAGAGATCCGAAAAGGCCCAAGAATCTCAAGATCCCAGTCTGAGTTGTAG
- the Ccdc134 gene encoding coiled-coil domain-containing protein 134 isoform X3, whose amino-acid sequence MGLLQFLVSSFVLLLSGTEVTGTLKSTLDPSLKIYKKMFEVKRREQLLALKNLAQLNDIHQQYKILDVMLKGLFKVLEDSRTVLTAADVLPDGPFPQDEKLKDAFSHVVENTAFFGDVVLRFPKIVHHYFDHNSNWNLLIRWGISFCNQTGVFDQGPHSPILNLMAQELGLSEKDSDFQNPFKIDRTEHGPLSEKILL is encoded by the exons ATGGGCCTTCTTCAgttcctggtgtcctcctttgTCCTGCTGTTGTCTGGCACAGAAGTCACAGGCACCCTAAAGAGCACCCTGGACCCGAGCCTCAAGATTT ACAAGAAGATGTTTGAGGTGAAGCGGCGGGAGCAGTTGTTGGCCCTGAAGAACTTGGCACAACTGAACGACATCCACCAGCAGTACAAGATCCTTGACGTCATGCTTAAGGGACTCTTTAAG GTGCTGGAGGATTCCCGGACAGTGCTCACAGCTGCAGATGTGCTCCCAGACGGGCCCTTCCCCCAGGACGAGAAGCTGAAAGATG CTTTCTCCCACGTGGTGGAGAACACAGCCTTCTTTGGCGATGTGGTACTGCGCTTCCCGAAGATTGTGCACCACTACTTTGACCATAATTCCAACTGGAACCTCCTCATCCGCTGGGGCATCAGCTTCTGCAACCAGACAGGTGTCTTTGACCAGGGCCCCCACTCACCCATCCTCAACCTG ATGGCCCAGGAGCTGGGGCTCAGTGAGAAAGACTCTGACTTCCAGAACCCGTTTAAAATAGACCGGACAGAG CATGGACCTCTCAGTGAGAAGATTCTCTTATGA